The Vicinamibacterales bacterium sequence GTGTCATCGCCGTCGTGCATCATCTGCGGTACGAGAACCCGATACCCATCCTTAATGGCCACAGCACCGGCAGCGTGGACGATCGCGTCCCCACTTGACATTGAGGCCGCGAGAGCGCCTGCGCAGAACAAGCCTACGATCACTGCTGGTAAGTCGAGTGAAGTCACAATCGTTGGCAGAATCGTATCGACCGGTGTGACGTCAGGAAAGATGAGGATGCCCGAGAAGCCGATGAGGAGAATTGGCAGGAGAAAAAATGCAAACGTAGGATAAAAAACGACGGTCTTGCGTAGCGTTGCCATGCTGTTAGCCGTATAGATCTTCATGAAATAGTGTGGCCAGACGCTGAACCCGAACACGGAAATGGCAATCGCACTGGAATAGCCGCCCCACGTCCAGGGCGCTCCCGCGGCATCAAGGCCCGGTGCTGTCAGCATCGCAGGCGAGGTCTCGATGAGTCGGGCAAACATTGGCCCGATACCACCGTGGAGCGTATACGGCAGGTACAGCCCGAGTCCCCAGGCCAGGCTCATCATGAGAATGCCCTGAAAGGTGTTGGTCCACGCGACGCCCATGACGCCGCTTCGGAAGACATAGAGCAAGACCACGCCGTAGGTGATCGCGGCACCCGCCCAGACCGGCATTCGCCCTTCGGTGACGACGGAGAAGACATATCCGGCGCCTTGCATCTGCAGCGTCAGGTATGGCACGAACGCGGTGAGGCTGATCGCAGCCAATATCATCGAAATGTAACGGGAGTGATACCGGTGCGCGAACAGCTGTGCCTGAGTAACGTAACCAAAGCGACGCCCCAGTTGGGCGACTCGCGGTCCAAAGAAATACATCGGCACGAGGCCGAGGCTGGTATAGGAAATGATGTAGAACGCAGCGCCACCTCGAGAATAAGCCCAGCCTGGCCCCCCAAGAAATGAAAATGCACTGAAGATGGAGGCGCCAAGCACAAAGTAGAGCACAAAAAACCCGAGTTGCCGGTCGCCGGCGACGTATCCCTCTGTTCCGGTCGACGTTTTACGCCCCGAGAACAGGCCAACCGCAAGCGACAAGGCCAGATAGCCGACCGTAACGAGGAGCACCGTCACCCAGGCTGCCATGCTACGGTCCGTTGTCTCGGGGTGCCCGGAGGTCGAAGACGAGGAGCACCACAAACGAGATGATCGTGAGGCCGAGGAGATAGACCAACGAAAAGGGTAGTCCGAAGACGAGCGGACGAATCCGGCTTACGAGCGGGTATACCGGCCACATCGTGGCGATAAACATCGCAGCGAAGAACAGAGCGAGGAGCCGGAGGCCAGGATTTTGCACGCGATGGCTCTAGAGTGAGCGGTCAAC is a genomic window containing:
- a CDS encoding sodium:solute symporter family protein — protein: MAAWVTVLLVTVGYLALSLAVGLFSGRKTSTGTEGYVAGDRQLGFFVLYFVLGASIFSAFSFLGGPGWAYSRGGAAFYIISYTSLGLVPMYFFGPRVAQLGRRFGYVTQAQLFAHRYHSRYISMILAAISLTAFVPYLTLQMQGAGYVFSVVTEGRMPVWAGAAITYGVVLLYVFRSGVMGVAWTNTFQGILMMSLAWGLGLYLPYTLHGGIGPMFARLIETSPAMLTAPGLDAAGAPWTWGGYSSAIAISVFGFSVWPHYFMKIYTANSMATLRKTVVFYPTFAFFLLPILLIGFSGILIFPDVTPVDTILPTIVTSLDLPAVIVGLFCAGALAASMSSGDAIVHAAGAVAIKDGYRVLVPQMMHDGDDTRLIRWAVVIIGAVSYYVAIYSNISLVLLLLLSYGFIAQIFPALIASLYWRRSTPPGVIAGLVAGCLTTVVWNLMPVLQWQQIHPGIWGLAANTSILLAVSLATRPMDPTHVADFIPV